The nucleotide window CGGCGACATCGTGCTTCTTGGCACCCAGACCGTTCAGCTTGAAGAAATCTTCCACGAGCTGACCCACAACCTGAAAGTGGACCTTGGCGGCTCCGGCTCCAACCTGCGTACGCCTGAAGCCTGTCTTGGCCAGTCCCGCTGCGAATATGCCTGCTACAACACGCAGGACATGTGCTATCAGCTCACTATGGACTACCAGGACGAACTGCACCGTCCCGCCTTCCCCTACAAGTTCAAGTTCAAGTTCGACGGCTGCCCCAACGGTTGCGTGTGCGCCATGGCGCGTTCCGACTTCGCCGTTGTCGGCACCTGGAAGGACGACATCAAAATCGACCAGGAAGCCGTTAAGGCTTACGTGGCCGGTGAATTTTCTCCCAACGCCGGTGCGCACTCCGGTCGTGACTGGGGCAAGTTTGACCTGCAGAAAGAAGTGGTGGACCTCTGCCCCTCCCAGTGCATGAAGTGGGACGGCTCCAAGCTCTCCATCAGGACCGCTGACTGTGTGCGCTGCATGCACTGCATCAACACCATGCCTCGCGCTCTGCACATTGGTGACGAACGCGGCGCCAGCATCCTCGTGGGCGCCAAGGCTCCCGTGGTTGACGGCGCGCAGATGGGTTCGCTGCTCGTGCCCTTCGTCTCCTGTGAAGCTCCCTACGACGACGTCAAAGAAGTCATCGAAAAGATTTGGGACTGGTGGATGGAAGAAGGCAAGAACCGCGAACGCGTGGGCGAAACCATGAAGCGTCTGTCCTTCCAGAAACTGCTGGAAGTCACCGACACTCCTGCTGCCGCTTACCACGTCAAGGAACCCCGCTCCAATCCGTATATCTTCTTCAAGGAAGAAGAAGTGCCCGGTGGCTGGGATCGTGACCTCGCTGCTTACCGCAAACGCCATCAACGCTAGTCAAAAGGGGAGAAAAACATGGCTTTTATTTCTTCCGGGTACAATCCCGCCAAACCTATGGAAGGCCGCATCAGCGATATTGGCCCCCGTAAGTACGACGAATTCTTCCCGCCGGTTATCAAAAATAACTTCGGCAAGTGGCTCTATCATGAAATTCTTGAGCCCGGCGTGCTTATGCACGTGGCCGAAAGCGGCGACAAGTGCTACACCGTCCGCGTAGGCGGCACCCGTACCATGTCTGTGACGCACATCCGCGAGCTGTGCGACATCGCCGACAAGTTTTGCAACGGCTGTCTGCGTTGGACCACCCGTAGCAACATTGAATTCATGGTCGACAGCGAAGAGGGCATGAAAGCCCTGCGCGACGAATTGAACAGCCGCACGTTTGACGGTGGTTCGTTCAAGTTCCCCGTGGGCGGCACCGGCGCTGGTATCAGCAACATGGTGCACACCCAGGGCTGGATCCACTGCCACACGCCCG belongs to Desulfovibrio intestinalis and includes:
- the dsrA gene encoding dissimilatory-type sulfite reductase subunit alpha is translated as MAKFATPQLDQLESGPWPSFVSDIKQEAAQRAANAKNIEYQIPVDAPEDLLGVLELSYNDKETHWKHGGIVGVFGYGGGVIGRYCDQPEMFPGVAHFHTLRVAQPSGKYYNSTFLRGLCDIWDMRGSGLTNMHGSTGDIVLLGTQTVQLEEIFHELTHNLKVDLGGSGSNLRTPEACLGQSRCEYACYNTQDMCYQLTMDYQDELHRPAFPYKFKFKFDGCPNGCVCAMARSDFAVVGTWKDDIKIDQEAVKAYVAGEFSPNAGAHSGRDWGKFDLQKEVVDLCPSQCMKWDGSKLSIRTADCVRCMHCINTMPRALHIGDERGASILVGAKAPVVDGAQMGSLLVPFVSCEAPYDDVKEVIEKIWDWWMEEGKNRERVGETMKRLSFQKLLEVTDTPAAAYHVKEPRSNPYIFFKEEEVPGGWDRDLAAYRKRHQR